Proteins from one Corynebacterium testudinoris genomic window:
- a CDS encoding SDR family oxidoreductase: MSNGILLLGGTSDIGGELLLRLCAGRPVVLTARRPFALEEISRRALEAGATEVRTLEFDAADLASHRAVVDAAGQVSTAIVAFGILGDQECAEQDEAHAVEIATIDYTAQISMLTVLASTMERGEIVAFSSIAGWRARRANYVYGSTKAGLDAFCQGLSDRLHGSPLRLITARPGFVIGSMTEGMTPAPMSVTPEDVAEAVAQELSRGTGSRTLWIPRRLRLLAYVMRLVPRPIWRRMPR, encoded by the coding sequence ATGAGCAACGGCATCCTCCTCCTCGGCGGTACAAGTGACATCGGCGGTGAACTCCTGCTCCGCCTGTGCGCCGGGCGCCCGGTCGTGCTCACCGCGCGCCGCCCCTTCGCCCTGGAGGAGATCTCGCGTCGGGCCCTGGAGGCTGGCGCCACCGAGGTGCGGACCCTGGAGTTCGATGCCGCCGACTTGGCCTCCCACCGCGCCGTCGTCGACGCCGCAGGGCAGGTGAGCACGGCAATTGTGGCCTTTGGCATCCTCGGCGACCAGGAGTGCGCCGAGCAGGACGAAGCCCACGCCGTGGAGATAGCCACCATCGACTACACCGCCCAGATCAGCATGCTCACCGTGTTGGCCTCCACGATGGAGCGCGGTGAGATCGTTGCCTTTTCTTCCATCGCCGGCTGGCGGGCACGGCGCGCCAACTACGTCTACGGCTCCACCAAAGCAGGTCTGGACGCCTTCTGCCAGGGGCTTTCTGATCGCCTGCACGGCAGCCCATTGCGGCTGATCACCGCGCGGCCGGGCTTTGTCATCGGCTCCATGACGGAGGGGATGACCCCGGCCCCGATGTCGGTGACTCCGGAAGATGTGGCGGAGGCAGTGGCACAGGAACTATCCCGCGGCACGGGCAGCCGCACGCTATGGATTCCCAGGCGTCTCAGGCTGCTGGCGTATGTCATGCGGCTGGTCCCGCGACCGATCTGGCGGCGGATGCCCCGCTAA
- the ygiD gene encoding 4,5-DOPA-extradiol-dioxygenase produces MTTNALFVGHGSPMNAIDNNEFTRTWSSLGSGIAPRAIVSVSAHWYTEGTGVTAMDNPRTIHDFWGFPPELSEVTYAAPGDPEIAELVRDVAKPTLVQNDHEWGLDHGTWSVLKHMFPDASIPVVQLSIDATKPLSEHFALGTRLATLARDHNVLIVGSGNVVHNLSLVDWQAGNNGVAWADSFDAAARDIMLDDPSRLESLTSHPDFPRAVPTPDHFLPLAYIAGVNAELGGQVDVFNEQRTLGSLSMTGYRVAS; encoded by the coding sequence ATGACTACAAACGCATTGTTCGTTGGGCACGGCTCACCCATGAACGCCATCGACAACAACGAATTCACCCGCACCTGGTCCTCGCTGGGCAGCGGCATCGCCCCACGCGCGATCGTCTCCGTATCCGCCCACTGGTACACCGAAGGCACCGGTGTCACCGCGATGGACAACCCCCGCACAATCCACGACTTCTGGGGCTTCCCGCCGGAGCTTTCCGAAGTGACGTATGCCGCCCCCGGCGACCCCGAAATCGCCGAATTAGTCCGCGACGTCGCCAAGCCAACCTTGGTCCAGAATGACCACGAATGGGGCCTGGACCACGGCACCTGGTCGGTGCTCAAGCACATGTTCCCCGACGCCTCCATCCCGGTGGTCCAGCTCTCCATTGACGCCACCAAACCGTTAAGCGAGCACTTTGCGCTGGGCACCCGCCTGGCCACCCTGGCCCGGGACCATAACGTCCTCATCGTCGGCTCCGGCAATGTTGTCCACAACTTGTCCCTCGTGGACTGGCAGGCCGGAAACAACGGCGTGGCCTGGGCCGACAGCTTTGATGCCGCCGCCCGCGACATCATGCTCGACGACCCGTCCCGGCTGGAATCCTTAACCTCTCACCCTGATTTCCCTCGTGCCGTGCCCACCCCGGACCACTTCCTGCCGCTGGCCTACATCGCCGGAGTCAATGCGGAACTGGGAGGCCAGGTGGATGTTTTCAATGAACAGCGCACCTTGGGCAGCTTGTCCATGACCGGGTACCGAGTAGCCTCATAA
- a CDS encoding M24 family metallopeptidase, which translates to MVGMSDIVYRNRLTRAAELAREAGLAGLIIGTGPELAYLTGSWLSSHERLTALVVPAEGAPVLLAPATDIGDAPRELIDVRGWRDGDDPHRLAVDHLPQTGAVALGSSLTTVHVLRLQELLGGRATVPAATTLSELFMRKDLDEIAQLRRAAHAIDDVHAQVPGLLRGRRTEEEVAKELEQLIVAEHVAVDFVIVGSGPNGANPHHSFSSRVLQEGDCVVVDIGGTLDSGYHSDSTRTYTVGEPTPEVAAAYEVLERAHGAAVAAVRPGVTAEAIDRAAREVIAEAGYGEFFIHRTGHGIGLSTHEEPYIMAGNDLVLEEGMCFSIEPGIYLPGQWGMRLEDIVTVTSSGADVLTRQQRSL; encoded by the coding sequence ATGGTGGGCATGTCTGACATCGTCTACCGAAATCGTCTCACCCGTGCCGCCGAACTGGCCCGCGAGGCTGGGCTGGCTGGCCTCATTATTGGAACGGGCCCGGAGCTGGCGTATCTCACTGGTTCGTGGCTGTCGTCCCATGAGCGGCTCACTGCGCTGGTGGTACCCGCGGAGGGCGCGCCGGTGCTGCTGGCACCTGCCACCGATATCGGTGACGCTCCCCGAGAGCTTATCGACGTCCGCGGGTGGCGCGACGGCGATGATCCTCACCGCCTGGCAGTGGATCACCTGCCGCAGACGGGTGCGGTGGCACTCGGGTCGAGCCTGACGACCGTGCATGTGTTGCGACTGCAGGAGCTGCTCGGTGGACGGGCGACCGTGCCGGCCGCGACGACGCTGTCGGAGTTGTTCATGCGCAAGGATCTCGATGAGATCGCGCAGCTACGCCGGGCTGCCCACGCTATCGATGATGTCCACGCGCAGGTGCCTGGACTCCTGCGGGGCCGGCGCACGGAGGAAGAGGTGGCAAAGGAACTGGAGCAGCTCATTGTGGCGGAGCACGTGGCCGTGGACTTCGTCATTGTCGGATCAGGGCCCAACGGGGCGAACCCGCACCATAGTTTTTCTTCTCGGGTGCTGCAGGAGGGGGACTGCGTGGTGGTGGATATTGGCGGCACTCTCGACAGCGGCTACCACTCGGATTCGACCCGAACCTACACGGTGGGGGAGCCAACGCCGGAGGTTGCCGCCGCTTATGAGGTGCTCGAACGGGCCCATGGGGCGGCAGTGGCGGCGGTGCGTCCGGGGGTAACTGCCGAAGCGATTGATCGGGCGGCGCGCGAGGTGATCGCGGAGGCGGGCTACGGCGAGTTTTTCATCCATCGGACCGGGCACGGAATTGGGTTGTCCACGCACGAGGAGCCGTACATCATGGCGGGAAATGACCTGGTGCTGGAGGAGGGGATGTGCTTTTCCATCGAGCCGGGGATTTATTTGCCTGGCCAGTGGGGCATGCGACTGGAGGACATCGTGACGGTGACGTCGTCGGGCGCCGATGTGTTGACACGTCAACAACGTTCCCTATAA
- a CDS encoding trypsin-like serine peptidase, translated as MPTMVGVDGIVETMNDDFVVRLSAGPAYCSGALISPDLNAAEAHTEYLLTCGHFIPHVTGPVHVTGQRVDALVLDSLHIPRTDLAVVRMDRRSSAAQLLRVSTSRPPLFARALTLSFGGGSARATERHGRVWGRSPASIARNGQVVVRPSAVLWNTPPTVGGDSGAPVIIGDELVALQSIGNDWGGNVIRFGSSQQLAPHRPAIAEAVATLQDRH; from the coding sequence ATGCCCACCATGGTAGGCGTCGACGGTATCGTAGAGACGATGAACGACGACTTCGTTGTGCGACTGTCGGCCGGCCCCGCCTATTGCTCCGGCGCCCTCATCAGCCCCGACCTCAACGCCGCCGAAGCCCACACCGAGTACCTGCTCACCTGCGGCCACTTTATCCCCCACGTGACCGGCCCTGTGCACGTCACGGGACAGCGGGTTGACGCCCTAGTCCTGGACAGCCTCCACATTCCCCGCACCGATCTGGCAGTGGTCCGCATGGATCGGCGATCCTCAGCAGCTCAGCTGCTTCGCGTATCGACGTCCCGGCCACCCCTCTTCGCTCGTGCCCTCACCCTCAGCTTCGGAGGAGGTTCAGCCCGGGCGACCGAACGCCACGGTCGAGTATGGGGACGCTCCCCCGCCTCCATCGCCCGCAACGGGCAGGTTGTCGTCCGCCCCTCGGCTGTGCTGTGGAACACTCCCCCGACCGTTGGGGGTGACTCGGGAGCACCCGTCATCATCGGCGATGAGCTGGTGGCGCTCCAATCGATCGGCAATGACTGGGGAGGCAACGTCATCCGCTTCGGCAGCAGTCAGCAGCTCGCCCCGCACCGCCCCGCGATCGCCGAGGCGGTGGCGACCCTACAGGACCGCCACTAG
- a CDS encoding DEAD/DEAH box helicase: MNEDHHVSHFSEFVAALDFPLDDFQIAGCQAVEEGHGVLVCAPTGAGKTIVGEFAVSLALSQGTKCFYTTPIKALSNQKYHDLVEAHGEDAVGLLTGDVSINSHAEIVVMTTEVLRNMIYAGSFALDRLSHVVMDEIHYLADQSRGAVWEEVILNLDESVNIIGLSATVSNSEEFGNWLSTVRGNTTVIVSDTRPVPLEQWMMVGRKIYPLFEPGTGGEVNRELERRIDRLQEAAATEGRDDWESGQGFRARAAGRRSGAKRPQDRQRPVSRPDVLRVLQGMDMLPAITFIFSRAGCEGALFQCLRSNLVLTSQEESQLIGEIIDAGVAGIPEEDLEVLQFNQWKAALQRGFAAHHAGMLPAFKHIVEELFVRGLVRAVFATETLALGINMPARSVVLEKLVKYNGEAHVELTPGQYTQLTGRAGRRGIDVIGHAVVQWSPAMDPRAVAGLASTRTYPLISTFAPGYNMAVNLLNMIGFEPSLRLLEKSFAQYQADGSVVDEVREIERAEHRVRELRAQLDKDIAVFNPPAMEGEDPAEQLVEYMRLRRQLSDEERAARQDSLNQRVEETVRILARLQLGEVIAIPGRKHPVLAVVVSPASQAKDPRPWVTTEQGWSGRIDAAGFANPPIVLGHMSLPRKVTAAPRKNTRYVTQQFQRNSYGRPKKMRQQARVRDSKQVVALRAELTAHPVHSWPTTDREQLARVGEKLTRRERDLARLQSRVERATDTLGKHFERIIGLLSEMNYVEFEGTGPERTPVITEEGARLAQIHNESDLLVAQCLRRGIWNELDPAELAGVVSLCTFENRKYSGGGESQAATERMAAAMDATAGIWSELAADERRHRLPITREPEGGFALSIHQWAAGAPLGYCLAAAAESGAELTPGDFVRWCRQVIDLLEQVAKTGYTDDISANARRAIDAIRRGVVAIGS, from the coding sequence ATGAACGAAGACCACCACGTTTCCCATTTCTCCGAGTTTGTCGCCGCCCTGGATTTTCCCCTCGATGATTTCCAAATCGCTGGCTGCCAAGCCGTCGAGGAGGGGCACGGGGTGTTGGTGTGCGCTCCCACCGGTGCAGGCAAGACCATCGTCGGAGAGTTTGCGGTTTCACTCGCGTTGTCGCAGGGCACGAAGTGTTTTTACACCACTCCCATCAAGGCGCTGAGCAACCAGAAGTATCACGACTTGGTGGAAGCACACGGTGAGGATGCCGTGGGCCTGCTCACCGGCGACGTGTCCATCAATAGCCACGCCGAGATCGTCGTCATGACGACCGAGGTGTTGCGCAACATGATTTACGCCGGCTCTTTCGCCTTGGATCGGCTCAGCCACGTGGTCATGGACGAAATCCACTACCTCGCGGATCAGTCACGCGGCGCGGTGTGGGAAGAGGTGATCCTCAACCTGGATGAGTCGGTGAACATCATTGGGCTCTCGGCGACCGTGTCCAACTCGGAGGAGTTTGGCAATTGGCTGAGCACTGTCCGGGGCAACACGACGGTCATAGTCTCCGATACCCGCCCGGTTCCGTTGGAGCAATGGATGATGGTCGGCCGGAAGATCTATCCGCTGTTCGAGCCGGGCACAGGTGGGGAGGTCAATCGCGAGCTGGAGCGGCGGATCGACCGGCTGCAGGAAGCCGCCGCCACGGAGGGACGCGATGACTGGGAGTCCGGCCAGGGTTTCCGCGCTCGGGCTGCCGGCCGTCGTTCTGGGGCCAAGCGCCCACAGGATCGGCAGCGTCCCGTCAGCCGCCCCGATGTGCTCCGGGTGCTGCAGGGCATGGACATGCTCCCGGCGATCACCTTCATTTTCTCCCGGGCCGGCTGTGAAGGGGCGCTGTTCCAGTGTCTGCGTTCCAATCTGGTGTTGACCTCGCAGGAGGAGTCGCAGCTTATTGGTGAGATTATCGACGCCGGCGTCGCAGGCATCCCCGAGGAAGACTTGGAGGTGCTGCAGTTCAACCAGTGGAAGGCGGCGTTGCAACGTGGCTTCGCCGCCCACCACGCGGGCATGCTCCCTGCTTTCAAACACATCGTGGAGGAGTTGTTCGTGCGCGGACTCGTCCGGGCGGTATTCGCCACCGAGACCCTCGCGCTGGGGATCAATATGCCCGCGCGCAGCGTGGTGCTGGAAAAGCTGGTCAAATACAACGGCGAGGCCCACGTGGAGCTCACCCCGGGGCAGTACACCCAACTGACTGGCCGGGCCGGGCGGCGGGGCATTGACGTCATCGGGCACGCGGTCGTGCAGTGGTCACCGGCGATGGATCCGCGGGCGGTCGCTGGGCTCGCGTCGACGAGGACCTACCCGCTGATTTCTACTTTTGCGCCCGGCTACAACATGGCCGTCAACCTGCTCAACATGATTGGCTTCGAGCCCTCGTTGCGTCTACTGGAGAAGTCCTTTGCCCAGTACCAGGCTGACGGTTCGGTGGTCGATGAGGTCCGGGAGATCGAGCGGGCGGAACATCGCGTCCGGGAGCTGCGGGCCCAGTTGGACAAGGACATCGCGGTGTTTAATCCGCCCGCGATGGAGGGAGAAGACCCGGCGGAGCAGCTGGTGGAATACATGCGCCTTCGCCGGCAGCTGTCGGACGAGGAGAGGGCGGCGCGGCAGGATTCACTCAATCAGCGCGTCGAGGAGACCGTGCGCATCTTGGCGCGCCTGCAGTTGGGCGAGGTCATCGCGATCCCGGGCCGGAAGCACCCGGTGTTGGCGGTCGTCGTCTCACCGGCCAGCCAGGCCAAGGACCCGCGCCCGTGGGTAACCACGGAGCAGGGGTGGTCGGGTCGGATCGATGCCGCCGGTTTTGCTAACCCGCCGATCGTGCTGGGGCACATGAGCTTGCCGCGCAAGGTGACGGCGGCTCCACGCAAGAACACCCGCTACGTCACCCAGCAGTTCCAGCGCAATTCTTATGGGCGTCCGAAAAAGATGCGCCAGCAGGCTCGAGTGCGGGATTCGAAGCAGGTGGTTGCCCTGCGGGCGGAGCTCACGGCACACCCGGTGCATTCCTGGCCGACGACGGATCGGGAACAGTTGGCCAGGGTGGGGGAGAAGCTCACCCGCCGGGAGCGCGATCTCGCTCGCCTGCAGTCGCGGGTGGAGCGAGCCACGGACACCCTGGGCAAGCACTTCGAGCGCATCATCGGGTTGCTCTCGGAGATGAATTACGTCGAGTTCGAGGGGACCGGTCCGGAGCGCACACCGGTGATCACCGAGGAGGGTGCGCGGTTGGCGCAGATCCACAACGAGTCGGACCTATTGGTGGCCCAGTGCCTGCGCCGCGGTATCTGGAACGAGCTGGACCCGGCAGAATTGGCGGGAGTGGTGTCCCTGTGCACTTTCGAAAACCGCAAGTACTCGGGCGGTGGGGAGTCGCAGGCAGCGACCGAACGCATGGCGGCCGCCATGGACGCCACGGCCGGGATCTGGTCGGAGTTGGCCGCGGATGAGCGTCGTCATCGGTTGCCCATCACGCGAGAGCCGGAGGGCGGCTTCGCATTGTCTATACATCAGTGGGCGGCGGGTGCCCCGCTGGGCTACTGCCTCGCCGCTGCGGCGGAATCGGGTGCGGAGCTGACCCCAGGTGATTTCGTGCGCTGGTGCCGCCAGGTCATTGACCTGCTCGAGCAGGTGGCTAAGACCGGCTATACCGACGACATTAGCGCCAATGCGCGGCGCGCCATTGACGCCATCCGCCGTGGAGTGGTGGCCATCGGCAGCTAG
- the tatC gene encoding twin-arginine translocase subunit TatC has product MTTEQKRKRFRFKKKPKNETGEMSLVEHLQELRRRVIISLLALIVGTIIGFIWYQSAPFGLMPLGEILRGPYCSLPQESRADFSGDGQCRLLATGVFEMFMLRLKVGALAGAVLSSPVWLFQIWEFITPGLLKNERRWTFVFVSIAVSLFVAGAILAYFVVHFGLSFLLTIGDEFQAAALTGERYFGFLLALLLIFGVSFEVPLFIAALNIIGILEYDAIKGKRRVIILVLFVFAAFMTPGQDPFSMVVLALSLTLLVEMALQFCRWNDKRRNRERPEWMDLDDEASSSLNTGPGGVDAPQPVGAPVPIEPAADFSNRRQRPDFGDVL; this is encoded by the coding sequence ATGACGACCGAGCAGAAACGCAAGCGATTCCGGTTTAAGAAGAAGCCGAAAAATGAGACCGGGGAGATGTCCCTGGTCGAACACCTCCAAGAACTCCGCCGCCGGGTCATTATCTCCTTGCTGGCGCTGATCGTGGGCACCATCATTGGCTTCATCTGGTACCAATCCGCCCCCTTCGGCTTGATGCCCTTGGGGGAAATCTTGCGTGGCCCCTACTGTTCTCTTCCGCAAGAGAGCCGGGCTGACTTCTCCGGGGACGGCCAATGTCGCCTCCTGGCAACGGGCGTGTTTGAAATGTTCATGCTGCGCCTCAAGGTCGGTGCCCTCGCTGGTGCCGTGTTGTCATCTCCGGTGTGGTTGTTCCAGATCTGGGAGTTCATCACCCCGGGGCTGTTGAAGAATGAGCGCCGCTGGACGTTCGTCTTCGTCTCCATCGCGGTGTCGCTGTTCGTCGCTGGCGCCATCCTCGCCTACTTCGTGGTCCACTTCGGCTTGTCATTCCTGTTGACCATCGGTGATGAGTTCCAGGCGGCCGCCCTGACCGGCGAACGCTACTTCGGGTTCCTCCTGGCATTGCTGTTGATCTTCGGAGTCAGCTTTGAAGTCCCGCTGTTTATCGCCGCCCTCAACATCATCGGCATCCTGGAATATGACGCAATCAAGGGCAAGCGCCGCGTCATCATCCTGGTGCTCTTCGTCTTCGCGGCCTTCATGACACCGGGACAAGATCCCTTCTCCATGGTGGTCCTCGCGCTCTCGTTGACCCTGCTGGTCGAAATGGCGCTGCAATTTTGCCGGTGGAACGACAAACGCCGCAACCGGGAACGCCCGGAGTGGATGGACCTCGACGACGAGGCTTCCTCCTCGCTCAATACCGGGCCCGGCGGAGTCGACGCCCCGCAACCAGTTGGCGCTCCGGTGCCGATCGAGCCGGCCGCTGACTTCAGTAACCGTCGCCAGCGACCAGATTTCGGCGACGTTCTTTAG
- the tatA gene encoding Sec-independent protein translocase subunit TatA, whose amino-acid sequence MPNLGLPEILIIAFLLVLLFGAKRLPDAARSIGRSARIFKSEVKEMKNDDEPQQTQQGQITTGQQSYWDQPQNQPTPQAQPQQPQQGYPQQGPQQPQQ is encoded by the coding sequence ATGCCTAACCTCGGCCTTCCAGAGATCCTCATCATCGCTTTCCTTCTCGTCCTCCTCTTTGGCGCCAAGCGGCTTCCCGACGCCGCCCGTTCCATCGGTCGTTCCGCCCGCATCTTTAAGTCCGAGGTCAAGGAGATGAAGAACGACGACGAACCGCAGCAGACCCAGCAAGGCCAGATCACCACGGGGCAGCAGAGCTACTGGGATCAGCCCCAGAATCAGCCGACCCCGCAGGCCCAGCCGCAGCAACCTCAGCAGGGCTACCCCCAGCAGGGTCCCCAGCAGCCGCAGCAGTAA
- a CDS encoding helix-turn-helix transcriptional regulator gives MATHQDSPAKLDSLVRSLNLLPYFQAHPERSIMEAAKDLGRTPGEILADLHRLTCTGVGQWPEELVDLTADYRAVMINNSQGMDRALRLTPTEAGALLLTLESLEAMPGLTDREAVLSAAAKLRGILAPKAVAVYDSLAADDPAETQPQELMRRALDAGRRVRFTYYSASSDTSTVRTVDPVRIFVNAGETYLTAWEETSGAHKHFRADRMSSVELLDEAAAPHLNQMAFDSKDPFGFRAVEEKAVLAVEPHATWLADYFPLTLGKTLIDGRVEATMPVGSREWFIRFVLGQSDRLSVIGPESLVNAVHQRAVAGLGAYDRTSD, from the coding sequence ATGGCTACCCATCAGGACTCGCCCGCGAAGCTCGACAGCCTCGTCCGCTCCCTCAACCTGCTCCCGTATTTTCAGGCGCACCCGGAGCGCAGCATCATGGAGGCCGCCAAGGATTTGGGGCGGACCCCAGGAGAAATCCTCGCCGACCTTCACCGCTTGACCTGCACGGGAGTCGGGCAATGGCCAGAGGAGCTGGTGGATCTTACTGCTGATTACCGGGCGGTGATGATCAACAATTCCCAGGGAATGGACCGCGCTTTGCGCCTCACCCCGACGGAAGCCGGGGCGTTGCTGTTGACGCTGGAATCCCTCGAGGCGATGCCGGGGCTCACCGACCGGGAGGCCGTGTTGTCCGCGGCGGCGAAGCTTCGGGGAATCTTGGCGCCGAAGGCCGTCGCGGTCTATGACTCCCTGGCCGCCGATGATCCCGCGGAAACCCAGCCCCAGGAGCTCATGCGCCGCGCCCTCGACGCGGGCCGCCGCGTTCGATTCACCTACTATTCGGCATCCTCGGATACCTCGACGGTGCGCACCGTTGATCCCGTGCGCATCTTCGTCAATGCCGGCGAGACCTACCTCACCGCCTGGGAGGAGACCAGCGGCGCGCATAAGCACTTCCGCGCCGACCGCATGAGCTCCGTGGAGCTGCTCGACGAGGCCGCCGCGCCGCACCTGAACCAGATGGCCTTTGACTCGAAAGATCCGTTCGGTTTCCGCGCGGTCGAGGAAAAAGCGGTGCTGGCTGTCGAACCCCATGCCACGTGGTTGGCGGATTATTTCCCCCTCACCCTGGGGAAGACGCTTATCGACGGCCGCGTCGAAGCCACCATGCCCGTCGGCTCCCGCGAGTGGTTCATCCGCTTCGTGCTCGGGCAATCCGATCGACTCAGCGTCATCGGGCCAGAATCTCTTGTCAACGCCGTGCACCAACGCGCGGTAGCGGGACTCGGCGCGTATGATAGGACGTCAGACTAG
- a CDS encoding helix-turn-helix transcriptional regulator: protein MSKQDAAVHRLTSLVFALLAADKNGGRRLTPAWIREHVDGYSDLNNDSFLTKLHRDIATLARAGVPLEARQSEENGGGTTYGLQSAEYELPAMTFTPEEAAVLGLAGEMGQASELGVFARSGWTKLAASGASRDLSQAPVFTAVNDLNTLAPEVLTSILTIIRNGFRMTFSYASLPTSEPVRRTMDPWSLVNLHGRLYLVGHDIDRDAPRSFRLNRVSDIRARRELATHPEPESVQEIVEESLRLGRQRVDAVLDIPEGVALELSSAGTRRPDGLIELIDVDRDWLARTAAGFAPDVSVVEPADVRAQVADLLQGAR from the coding sequence ATGAGCAAGCAAGATGCCGCCGTGCACCGGCTGACCAGCCTCGTGTTCGCGCTGCTGGCAGCGGATAAAAACGGCGGCCGACGCCTGACCCCGGCCTGGATCCGCGAGCACGTCGACGGCTATTCCGACCTCAACAACGACTCGTTTTTGACCAAGCTCCACCGGGACATCGCCACCCTCGCCCGCGCGGGTGTCCCCCTGGAAGCACGCCAGTCCGAGGAGAACGGCGGAGGCACGACCTATGGGCTGCAGTCCGCCGAGTACGAACTCCCCGCCATGACCTTCACCCCCGAGGAAGCGGCGGTGCTGGGGTTGGCGGGGGAAATGGGCCAGGCCAGCGAGCTGGGCGTGTTCGCCCGTTCCGGCTGGACCAAGTTGGCGGCCTCCGGGGCAAGCCGGGACCTGTCCCAGGCGCCCGTGTTTACAGCCGTCAACGACCTGAACACGCTCGCGCCCGAGGTACTGACCTCGATCCTCACTATCATTCGCAACGGCTTCCGCATGACGTTCTCCTACGCCTCGCTGCCCACGTCCGAGCCGGTGCGCCGAACGATGGACCCGTGGAGCCTGGTCAATCTCCATGGGCGCCTGTACCTTGTCGGCCACGACATCGACCGCGACGCACCCCGCTCGTTCCGCCTCAACCGGGTGAGCGATATCCGCGCGCGGCGCGAACTCGCCACCCACCCCGAGCCAGAATCGGTCCAGGAGATCGTCGAAGAATCGCTGCGGCTCGGCCGCCAACGGGTCGACGCCGTCCTGGACATCCCCGAGGGCGTCGCCCTGGAGCTCTCTTCTGCCGGCACCCGCCGCCCCGACGGGCTGATCGAGCTTATCGACGTCGACCGGGACTGGCTCGCTCGCACCGCAGCGGGCTTCGCGCCCGATGTCTCCGTCGTCGAGCCAGCCGACGTGCGCGCACAGGTTGCCGATCTACTCCAAGGAGCTCGATAG
- the pafA gene encoding Pup--protein ligase, with translation MEGLFARRIVGVETEYGITAVPADPNVKLTVDEIARYLFRPIVARYNSSNIFTLNGSRLYLDVGSHPEIATAECDSLTQVLNYDRAGDRMVDDLARSAEQALGADGIDAKVFLFKNNVDSVGNSYGCHENYLVGRHLPLRTLGKLLLPFMVTRQLICGAGMIGRATGTFQPGFLMSQRADQVWEGISSATTRSRPIINTRDEPHGDSERFRRMHVIVGDSNMSEPTFALKVGSTMLVLEMIEAGVSLPDFELDNPIAHIRDIARDITGSTLLTLKDGGTVTALEVQEATLAAAQAWVEERPDEGTPTEELRRVVDLWARQLDAIRTQDFSLVDREIDWVIKYTLLNRYRERLGEEWNNPKLAQIDLAFHDFRPGRGLFPLLQSKGLAQRWTTDEEIEAAILEPPTTTRAHLRGRFLRHAERLGAPVTADWVHLKVNAPEPQLIELNDPFAAVDKRVDGLLDYMDAHAGDYGDDA, from the coding sequence GTGGAGGGTCTGTTCGCGCGCCGCATCGTCGGGGTGGAGACGGAGTACGGGATCACCGCGGTTCCGGCAGACCCGAACGTCAAGCTCACGGTCGATGAGATCGCCCGCTATCTTTTTCGGCCCATCGTCGCCCGATACAACAGCTCCAACATCTTCACGCTCAATGGTTCGCGCCTGTACCTCGATGTCGGCTCGCATCCTGAGATCGCGACCGCGGAGTGCGATAGCCTCACCCAGGTGCTGAACTACGACCGGGCGGGGGATCGAATGGTCGATGACCTGGCCCGTTCGGCGGAGCAGGCCTTAGGCGCCGACGGCATCGACGCCAAGGTTTTTCTGTTTAAAAACAACGTCGACTCGGTGGGTAACTCCTACGGGTGCCACGAAAATTACCTGGTCGGCCGCCATCTGCCGCTGCGTACCTTGGGCAAGCTGCTGCTTCCCTTCATGGTCACCCGCCAGCTCATCTGCGGCGCCGGGATGATCGGTCGCGCCACGGGCACTTTCCAGCCCGGGTTCCTCATGTCCCAGCGCGCCGACCAGGTGTGGGAGGGAATTTCCTCGGCGACGACGCGCTCGCGGCCCATCATCAATACCCGCGACGAGCCGCACGGCGATTCTGAGCGATTCCGCCGCATGCATGTCATCGTCGGCGATTCGAATATGTCGGAGCCGACGTTCGCGCTCAAGGTCGGCTCAACGATGTTGGTGTTGGAGATGATCGAGGCTGGCGTGTCGTTGCCTGACTTCGAATTGGACAACCCCATCGCTCACATCCGGGATATTGCCCGTGATATCACTGGGTCGACGCTGCTGACCTTGAAGGATGGCGGCACCGTCACGGCGTTGGAAGTCCAGGAGGCGACCCTCGCGGCGGCTCAGGCGTGGGTGGAGGAGCGCCCCGATGAGGGAACCCCGACCGAGGAGCTGCGCCGGGTGGTTGATCTGTGGGCCCGCCAGCTCGACGCCATCCGCACGCAGGATTTCTCACTGGTTGACCGGGAGATCGACTGGGTGATTAAGTACACCTTGCTCAACCGCTACCGGGAACGTCTGGGCGAGGAGTGGAACAATCCCAAGCTCGCCCAGATCGATCTCGCGTTCCACGATTTTCGCCCCGGTAGGGGACTGTTTCCGCTCCTGCAGTCGAAGGGGCTGGCTCAGCGATGGACCACGGACGAGGAGATTGAGGCGGCGATCCTCGAGCCACCCACGACGACGCGAGCCCATCTGCGGGGCCGCTTCCTGCGCCACGCTGAGCGCCTGGGCGCCCCAGTGACCGCCGATTGGGTCCACCTGAAAGTCAATGCGCCGGAACCGCAACTGATTGAGCTGAACGATCCTTTCGCGGCCGTCGATAAGCGAGTGGACGGCCTGCTTGACTACATGGACGCCCACGCCGGGGACTACGGAGACGACGCATGA